Proteins encoded together in one Variovorax paradoxus EPS window:
- a CDS encoding response regulator transcription factor gives MIKIGLVDDHAIVRAGIKAFLTSFVEFRVVGEAGSGREAIDLVRSTDLDVLVMDLSMPGQSGIDALAMIRAKAPDIGVLMLSGHPAEHYALNLIRQGASGYLNKDCDPQEIATAIRTVALGRRYISPKVAELLAGELDRKDNAPPHKHLSEREFQVFLKLAQGESVGTIGEELSLSVKTISTYRTRLMEKMNLSSNSDLTYYAMKAQLID, from the coding sequence ATGATCAAGATCGGCCTCGTAGATGACCACGCCATCGTTCGCGCAGGAATCAAGGCGTTTTTGACATCGTTCGTCGAGTTCCGTGTGGTCGGGGAGGCTGGTTCTGGCCGCGAGGCCATCGATCTTGTGCGCAGCACTGATCTGGATGTGCTCGTCATGGACTTGTCGATGCCCGGCCAAAGTGGCATCGATGCTCTCGCCATGATTCGCGCGAAGGCTCCGGACATCGGCGTGCTCATGCTCAGCGGCCACCCCGCGGAACACTATGCACTGAACTTGATCCGCCAAGGCGCCTCCGGTTATCTGAACAAGGATTGCGATCCCCAGGAGATTGCAACAGCGATTCGCACGGTTGCACTGGGACGCCGCTATATTTCTCCAAAGGTTGCCGAGCTCCTCGCCGGCGAACTGGACCGCAAAGACAATGCGCCACCTCACAAACACCTGTCTGAACGCGAGTTTCAGGTGTTCCTGAAGCTGGCACAAGGCGAGTCCGTCGGTACGATAGGCGAGGAGCTGTCGCTGTCCGTGAAGACCATCAGCACCTATCGCACGCGCCTGATGGAAAAGATGAATCTCTCTTCAAACAGTGATCTCACCTACTACGCGATGAAAGCCCAGCTGATCGACTGA
- a CDS encoding alpha/beta fold hydrolase gives MNLQQRNNIHVQGDGKQTMIFAHGFGCDQNMWRFMAPRFADRFRVITLDLVGAGGSDLRAYDRSKYASLQGYADDLIEIACEYGIGPVQFVGHSVSAMIGMLADLKAPGTFASHMMIGPSPCYINEGDYVGGFTHEDIDSLLDTLESNYLGWASNMAPAIMGVPDRPELGAELTASFCRTDPEIAKQFAKVTFMSDNRKDLPDFRTPTLIIQSSDDLIAPMAVGDYMHRALPHSMLRVVTNIGHCPHLSAPSESSDAMDEFLDRLDRP, from the coding sequence ATGAATCTCCAGCAACGCAACAACATTCACGTGCAAGGCGATGGCAAGCAGACCATGATCTTCGCGCACGGTTTTGGCTGTGATCAGAACATGTGGCGTTTCATGGCGCCGCGCTTTGCTGACCGCTTCCGCGTCATCACTTTGGATCTTGTTGGAGCCGGTGGGTCCGACCTGCGCGCCTACGATCGATCCAAGTATGCGAGCCTGCAGGGGTACGCAGATGATTTGATAGAGATTGCGTGCGAGTATGGGATCGGTCCTGTGCAATTCGTTGGTCATTCGGTCAGCGCGATGATCGGCATGCTGGCTGACCTCAAGGCGCCAGGCACCTTCGCCTCTCACATGATGATTGGCCCCTCGCCTTGCTACATCAACGAGGGGGACTACGTCGGTGGCTTCACGCACGAAGACATTGATTCCTTGCTGGACACGCTGGAAAGCAACTATCTGGGCTGGGCGAGCAACATGGCGCCGGCGATCATGGGCGTGCCTGACCGGCCCGAACTCGGTGCCGAGCTGACGGCCAGCTTTTGCCGGACGGACCCGGAGATCGCCAAGCAGTTTGCGAAGGTCACTTTCATGTCCGACAACCGGAAGGATCTCCCAGATTTCCGGACTCCGACGTTGATCATTCAGTCTTCGGACGATCTGATCGCTCCGATGGCCGTCGGTGACTACATGCACCGCGCTTTGCCCCATAGCATGTTGCGCGTTGTGACGAACATCGGTCACTGCCCGCATCTAAGCGCCCCCAGCGAGAGCAGTGACGCGATGGATGAATTTCTCGACAGGCTCGACCGGCCGTAA
- a CDS encoding PAS domain-containing sensor histidine kinase, whose amino-acid sequence MTSPLPDVGALFDEAPCGMLVTALDGTILKVNVTFCEWVGMAREELVEKKRLQDMFTMGGRIFHQTHWAPSLQMQGSLAEVKFEVRHRDGTTIPMILNARRRKRAEGEFDEVAAFVAQDRNRYERELMNARKKADSLLEAERQAQHLLRDRALFAEQMVGIVSHDLRNPLSAILMGVQLLARVEKERRTRVLGHVRDSAERAQRLIEELLDFTQARIGKGLSVKLGEIDLHEVAAHAVDELGLAFPNRKIMHVVRGEGHCIADADRLAQLIGNLASNAATYGLPGTPIIVRTETDGASATLSIENQGAPIPAEMVATLFEPMVRGVGAGNSTRSVGLGLFIVNEISKSHGGEMEVVSSSEEGTRFVMRFSSMGPL is encoded by the coding sequence ATGACTAGCCCCTTGCCGGATGTTGGCGCGCTCTTCGACGAGGCGCCTTGCGGCATGCTTGTGACCGCTCTGGACGGGACCATTCTGAAGGTCAACGTCACGTTCTGCGAGTGGGTTGGCATGGCTCGCGAAGAGCTCGTCGAGAAGAAGCGACTGCAAGACATGTTCACCATGGGCGGACGAATCTTTCACCAGACTCACTGGGCACCCTCCCTGCAGATGCAGGGTTCTTTGGCGGAAGTGAAGTTCGAGGTTCGTCATCGCGACGGCACGACCATTCCCATGATCCTGAACGCTCGGCGCCGCAAACGAGCTGAAGGCGAGTTCGACGAAGTTGCGGCGTTCGTCGCGCAAGACCGAAACCGCTACGAGCGAGAACTCATGAACGCGCGGAAGAAGGCGGATTCTTTGCTGGAAGCGGAGCGTCAAGCGCAGCACCTGCTGAGAGATCGAGCTCTTTTTGCCGAGCAGATGGTCGGCATCGTCAGCCACGACCTGCGCAACCCCTTGTCGGCAATTCTTATGGGGGTGCAGTTACTTGCGCGTGTGGAGAAAGAGCGTCGAACTCGCGTGCTCGGCCATGTCCGCGACTCGGCAGAGCGGGCTCAGCGCCTTATCGAAGAGCTTCTCGACTTCACCCAGGCGCGCATCGGAAAAGGTTTGTCGGTCAAGCTCGGTGAAATCGATCTTCACGAGGTTGCAGCACATGCAGTTGACGAACTGGGCCTTGCGTTTCCGAACCGGAAGATCATGCATGTCGTGCGGGGAGAGGGGCATTGCATTGCTGATGCTGACCGACTTGCGCAGCTTATAGGGAATTTGGCAAGCAACGCGGCAACCTACGGGCTTCCGGGAACGCCCATCATCGTTCGAACCGAGACCGATGGAGCGAGCGCGACGCTTTCGATAGAGAACCAAGGGGCCCCGATCCCAGCTGAGATGGTCGCAACGCTGTTTGAGCCTATGGTGAGAGGCGTGGGGGCAGGCAACTCGACACGAAGTGTTGGGCTTGGCCTCTTCATCGTGAACGAAATTTCCAAATCGCACGGCGGCGAGATGGAGGTTGTTTCTTCCTCGGAGGAAGGGACTAGATTCGTGATGCGTTTTTCCAGTATGGGCCCCCTATAG
- a CDS encoding terminase small subunit, producing the protein MAGRLTCMASRKPAKKHAPASKKTTTKPAAAKKAAGAPARKKAPPAKATKKKPARPVRPAPASQPAQLVVTDLQQRFVDEYLVDLNGTQAAIRAGYSPDSARQMASENLSKPYIQAAIAAARKLQQERTQVDADRVVTEAWNIMLADPRELVQVKVGCCRHCWGEGFKFQRTIGEFNHDQEQHALKAGSLADFDEKGGIGFDPLKPPHPSCPDCGGDGHARTVLADTRRLSPRAIALYAGAKMTKFGIEIAMHDKGAAMEKLFKHLGLYEKDNQQKTDPLAALLHSIANGNGNGFRPVANDPETPEAPTGPNSLMPREDIDDGRPG; encoded by the coding sequence ATGGCGGGAAGACTCACGTGCATGGCATCTCGCAAGCCGGCCAAGAAGCACGCACCCGCATCGAAGAAGACCACCACCAAGCCCGCAGCCGCCAAGAAGGCCGCGGGCGCACCTGCGCGCAAGAAGGCTCCGCCCGCCAAGGCGACGAAGAAGAAGCCGGCTCGACCAGTTCGCCCAGCACCAGCATCCCAACCCGCGCAGCTAGTAGTTACTGACCTTCAACAGCGCTTCGTCGACGAGTATCTGGTCGACCTGAACGGCACCCAGGCTGCCATCCGAGCCGGATACAGCCCAGACAGCGCCCGGCAGATGGCGTCCGAGAACCTGTCAAAACCGTACATCCAGGCTGCTATCGCTGCCGCACGGAAGCTGCAACAGGAGCGCACCCAGGTCGATGCCGATCGCGTGGTGACGGAAGCGTGGAACATCATGCTGGCTGACCCGCGAGAGCTGGTGCAGGTGAAGGTCGGTTGCTGTCGGCATTGTTGGGGCGAGGGCTTCAAGTTCCAACGCACCATCGGCGAGTTCAATCACGACCAGGAGCAGCACGCCCTGAAGGCTGGCAGCCTGGCTGACTTCGACGAGAAGGGCGGCATCGGCTTCGATCCGCTCAAGCCACCGCATCCATCCTGCCCAGACTGTGGTGGTGATGGACACGCGCGCACCGTGCTGGCCGACACGCGGCGCCTTTCGCCCCGGGCCATCGCGCTCTACGCAGGCGCCAAGATGACGAAGTTCGGCATCGAGATCGCCATGCACGACAAGGGCGCGGCGATGGAGAAGCTATTCAAGCACCTCGGCCTCTACGAGAAGGACAACCAGCAGAAGACCGACCCGCTGGCGGCGCTGCTGCACAGCATCGCCAACGGAAACGGCAATGGGTTCCGGCCTGTCGCGAACGACCCTGAGACGCCAGAAGCCCCGACGGGCCCCAACAGCCTGATGCCGCGGGAGGACATCGACGATGGCCGCCCAGGCTAA
- a CDS encoding terminase has protein sequence MAAQAKQASGLADTGTLDEDDTGTLDEDNTALDVEAGRAVDVQLGHRWDNRRRPKRGPHIAKHAELLPTNAAELERCLRDPEWRLFSGCLYQIIVKGEPVKNDAGEIIDEGDSFVMPFKPNRAQRRFITRLWHRNAILKARQLGFTTLIAILWLDHALFNGNQRCGMIAQDRETAEAIFRDKVVFAYDHLPEEIRQRFPLARASTKELLFGHNNSSIRVATSVRGGTIHRLHVSEFGKICAKFPAKANEVVTGSFQAVPLSGILVIESTAEGTEGEFYEICQRAQALVAGARKLTPSQYRFHFYAWWQDPNYSIDPVGVPISPEQHDYFDELETKVDVKIDPAQRAWYVEKLRNDFSGKEERMWQEYPSTPEEAFQQSTAGHYYAKDMVLLRKRGAICQVPLLDLPVFTFWDIGNSDGTAIWFMQMLRNEDRFIGYYEEHEEDLRHYARHLQERGYLYGGHFLPHDADHKRLGDYNRSTREQLQLLMPGQAFFIVPRVTELMTGIYSVRKHIKGAFFDLDGTKQGIERIQGYKKKYSTSENRFIDQPDKSNGCTEGADALRQWAQAKELGMLANLTQNTAYVEAPVSDWRA, from the coding sequence ATGGCCGCCCAGGCTAAACAGGCGTCGGGCCTGGCCGACACCGGCACGCTCGACGAAGACGACACCGGCACGCTCGATGAAGACAACACCGCGCTGGACGTAGAGGCCGGCCGCGCGGTCGACGTGCAGCTCGGGCATCGCTGGGACAACCGGCGCCGACCCAAGCGCGGGCCGCACATCGCCAAGCACGCCGAGCTCCTGCCCACCAACGCGGCGGAGCTCGAGCGCTGCCTGCGCGACCCGGAATGGCGCCTGTTCAGCGGTTGCCTGTACCAGATCATCGTCAAGGGCGAGCCGGTCAAGAACGATGCGGGCGAGATCATCGACGAGGGCGATTCCTTCGTCATGCCGTTCAAGCCAAACCGGGCCCAGCGGCGCTTCATCACGCGGCTCTGGCACCGCAACGCCATCCTCAAGGCCCGGCAGCTCGGCTTCACCACGCTGATTGCCATCCTCTGGCTCGACCACGCGCTGTTCAACGGGAACCAGCGCTGCGGGATGATTGCCCAGGACCGCGAGACGGCCGAGGCCATCTTCCGCGACAAGGTGGTGTTCGCCTACGACCACCTGCCTGAAGAGATCCGCCAGCGCTTCCCGCTCGCCCGCGCCAGCACGAAGGAACTGCTGTTCGGCCACAACAACAGCAGCATCCGCGTGGCCACCAGCGTGCGCGGCGGCACCATCCACCGCCTGCACGTCTCCGAGTTCGGGAAGATCTGCGCGAAGTTCCCTGCGAAGGCCAACGAAGTGGTCACCGGCTCGTTCCAGGCCGTGCCGCTGTCGGGCATCTTGGTCATCGAGAGCACCGCCGAAGGCACCGAGGGCGAGTTCTACGAGATATGCCAGCGCGCGCAGGCCCTGGTCGCGGGAGCGCGCAAGCTCACGCCCAGCCAGTACCGCTTCCACTTCTATGCGTGGTGGCAGGACCCGAACTACTCGATCGACCCGGTCGGTGTTCCGATCAGCCCAGAGCAGCACGACTACTTCGACGAGCTCGAGACGAAGGTCGACGTCAAGATAGACCCGGCCCAGCGCGCCTGGTACGTTGAGAAGCTGCGCAACGACTTCTCCGGCAAAGAGGAGCGCATGTGGCAGGAGTACCCCTCGACGCCCGAGGAGGCATTCCAGCAGTCCACCGCCGGCCACTACTACGCGAAGGACATGGTGCTGCTGCGCAAACGCGGCGCCATCTGCCAGGTGCCACTGCTGGACCTGCCCGTATTCACGTTCTGGGACATCGGGAACAGCGACGGCACGGCGATCTGGTTCATGCAGATGCTGCGCAACGAAGACCGCTTCATCGGTTACTACGAGGAGCACGAGGAGGACCTGCGCCACTACGCGCGCCACCTCCAAGAGCGCGGCTACCTCTACGGTGGCCACTTCCTGCCTCACGACGCCGACCACAAGCGGCTCGGCGACTACAACCGCAGCACTCGAGAGCAGCTGCAGCTTCTGATGCCCGGCCAGGCCTTCTTCATCGTGCCGCGCGTCACCGAGCTGATGACCGGCATCTACAGCGTGCGCAAGCACATCAAGGGCGCCTTCTTCGACCTCGATGGCACGAAGCAGGGCATCGAGCGCATCCAGGGCTACAAGAAGAAGTACAGCACCTCGGAGAACCGCTTCATCGACCAGCCTGACAAGAGCAACGGCTGCACTGAAGGCGCGGACGCGCTACGCCAATGGGCCCAGGCCAAGGAGCTGGGCATGTTGGCCAACCTCACCCAGAACACCGCCTACGTCGAAGCACCGGTCTCCGACTGGCGCGCGTAG
- a CDS encoding P-loop ATPase, Sll1717 family, which produces MKNSEILARLDLGQSVAENDRNLASYFVPTVAVSDFVTDRYDLIRGVKGSGKSALLRVVSGGQANYPELKDVLLHVATEHAGEPSFKRAFDQIKKDSFSEAELVAAWKTYLLNLVLDALSSSSSAEAKAALAYAEKVGIRFRTTSNYKKIFWSLLRFLHVEKFSVSAEGLMAEFPDAPPAIWTDKPHAVVDFPEALRLCSDALKAQSQRCWVLVDRLDAAFQDEPALEQAALKSLLVAYKDFMGYDTVRLKLFLRTDLFDQVTRTGGFRELTHVLDRTSPPMAWDSDQLLAMIMERFMFNESIQKKYGLVQVDMRDPDLRQAGFFSIFSGQIEVGSRQSDSWTWIFNRIRDGNGIRTPRDLHALVTNAARKESDILSRGGDEASDSLISPAAVKAGLDQMSQDKVRTSLIAENPGLESSIRAFQRGKAEHNGETLKKLLGPEWDKIVEDLQRIGFVERVGDSWKIPQLYRSGLEITQGAAFEK; this is translated from the coding sequence ATGAAGAACAGCGAGATCCTTGCGCGTCTAGACCTCGGCCAGTCGGTCGCAGAGAACGATCGCAATCTAGCCAGCTATTTCGTGCCGACGGTAGCCGTCTCCGACTTCGTGACGGATCGCTACGACCTGATCCGCGGCGTTAAAGGAAGTGGGAAGTCGGCTCTGCTGCGTGTTGTTTCTGGTGGACAAGCAAACTACCCCGAGCTCAAGGACGTATTGCTGCACGTTGCGACTGAGCACGCCGGGGAGCCCTCGTTTAAACGCGCTTTCGATCAGATCAAGAAAGACTCTTTCAGTGAAGCCGAACTTGTTGCGGCCTGGAAGACATATCTCCTGAATCTGGTGCTGGACGCGCTCTCCAGTTCGTCGTCTGCCGAAGCTAAAGCTGCACTCGCGTACGCAGAGAAGGTTGGCATCCGATTCCGTACAACAAGCAACTACAAGAAAATCTTCTGGTCGCTGCTGCGCTTTCTTCATGTCGAGAAATTCAGTGTCAGTGCCGAGGGCCTGATGGCTGAGTTTCCAGATGCGCCACCGGCGATTTGGACAGATAAGCCGCACGCAGTTGTAGATTTTCCCGAGGCGTTGCGCCTGTGCTCAGACGCCCTCAAAGCTCAAAGCCAGCGTTGCTGGGTTCTGGTTGATCGACTTGACGCGGCATTTCAGGATGAACCAGCGTTGGAGCAAGCAGCCCTCAAATCACTACTAGTCGCCTACAAGGACTTCATGGGCTACGACACTGTCCGCCTGAAGCTCTTCCTCCGCACCGACTTGTTCGATCAGGTGACTCGCACTGGCGGTTTCCGAGAACTCACTCACGTCCTTGATCGCACCTCCCCTCCTATGGCCTGGGACAGTGATCAACTGTTGGCCATGATCATGGAGCGGTTCATGTTTAATGAATCAATCCAAAAAAAGTATGGTTTGGTCCAAGTGGATATGCGCGATCCCGACTTGCGACAAGCGGGCTTTTTTTCCATCTTTTCGGGCCAGATCGAAGTCGGCTCCCGCCAGTCTGATAGCTGGACGTGGATCTTCAACCGTATACGTGACGGCAACGGCATTCGCACTCCACGTGACCTACATGCTCTCGTTACGAACGCTGCACGAAAAGAGTCCGACATTTTGAGTCGCGGAGGTGATGAAGCGTCGGACTCGTTGATCAGCCCGGCGGCAGTGAAAGCCGGTCTGGACCAGATGTCCCAGGACAAAGTTCGGACTTCTCTCATTGCGGAGAACCCAGGTCTCGAATCCTCTATCCGCGCATTTCAACGAGGGAAGGCGGAGCACAATGGAGAAACACTGAAGAAGCTCCTAGGTCCAGAGTGGGACAAGATTGTCGAGGATCTTCAGCGCATTGGTTTTGTGGAGCGCGTCGGCGATAGTTGGAAAATCCCTCAGCTGTATCGCTCAGGTCTGGAAATCACACAGGGCGCTGCGTTCGAGAAATAG
- a CDS encoding DUF4043 family protein encodes MTATKTQTAYGDPKAMVQQAAGVFAVSQQRNTTMNRLVGKMPKLEGAISTIKKQSSNHMPIVQAQDLGQGKGDEVKFNLINPSGGYPIMGSAYAKGRGVGIKLSEDRLRVNQARFPIDMGDVMSQIRSPVDLRRVGRPLAQQKMDDYLDQSILVHAAGARGFHDNIEWRVPVETHPAFSEILVNRVKAPTKNRHFMAKAGAIDQFTVNAGELDIASTDLLKMGTVDAVRTYIDQIPLPPPPVKFDDDQAATDSPIRVMLLSPAQYSGFATDPAFRNFQANAVARARLAKDHPLFLMEAGLWGGILMVKMPKPIRFYAGDTIRYCAAYDTEVESSAVVPASFTTKFAIDRAILMGGQGLAQAFGASEHSGMPFFWSEEKDDHGDKLEILIGAILGMSKVRFAIDHGDETQFTDHGVTVLDTVVPIIKPRG; translated from the coding sequence ATGACCGCAACGAAGACGCAAACCGCGTATGGCGACCCGAAAGCGATGGTCCAGCAAGCAGCTGGCGTATTCGCCGTCAGCCAGCAACGCAACACCACCATGAACCGGCTGGTCGGCAAGATGCCGAAGCTGGAAGGTGCGATCAGCACGATCAAGAAGCAGTCCAGCAACCACATGCCGATCGTGCAGGCGCAGGACCTGGGCCAGGGCAAGGGCGACGAGGTGAAGTTCAACCTCATCAACCCGAGCGGCGGTTACCCGATCATGGGCAGCGCGTACGCCAAGGGTCGCGGCGTGGGCATCAAGCTGTCCGAAGACCGCCTGCGCGTCAATCAGGCGCGCTTCCCGATCGACATGGGCGATGTGATGTCGCAGATCCGCAGTCCGGTCGACCTGCGCCGTGTCGGGCGCCCGCTCGCGCAACAGAAGATGGACGACTATCTGGACCAGTCGATCCTGGTCCACGCGGCGGGCGCGCGCGGCTTCCACGACAACATCGAGTGGCGTGTGCCGGTCGAGACGCACCCGGCGTTCTCCGAGATCCTGGTCAACCGGGTCAAGGCGCCGACCAAGAACCGCCACTTCATGGCCAAGGCCGGCGCGATCGACCAGTTCACCGTCAATGCCGGTGAACTCGACATCGCTTCGACCGACCTACTGAAGATGGGAACCGTCGATGCAGTTCGCACCTACATCGACCAGATTCCGCTGCCGCCGCCCCCCGTCAAGTTCGACGACGACCAGGCCGCGACCGACAGCCCGATCCGCGTGATGTTGCTTTCGCCTGCGCAGTACAGCGGCTTCGCTACGGACCCGGCCTTCCGCAACTTCCAGGCGAATGCGGTGGCACGTGCGCGTCTGGCCAAGGACCACCCGCTGTTCCTGATGGAAGCTGGTCTGTGGGGCGGCATCTTGATGGTCAAGATGCCCAAGCCGATTCGCTTCTACGCCGGCGACACCATCCGGTACTGCGCTGCCTATGACACCGAGGTGGAGTCGAGTGCCGTCGTGCCGGCCAGCTTCACCACGAAGTTCGCCATCGACCGCGCCATCCTGATGGGCGGCCAGGGCCTGGCGCAGGCCTTCGGTGCCTCGGAGCACAGTGGCATGCCGTTCTTCTGGAGCGAAGAGAAGGACGACCACGGCGACAAGCTCGAAATCCTGATCGGCGCGATCTTGGGCATGTCCAAGGTTCGCTTCGCGATCGACCACGGCGATGAGACCCAGTTCACCGACCACGGTGTGACGGTCCTCGACACGGTGGTGCCGATCATCAAGCCGCGCGGCTGA
- a CDS encoding DVUA0089 family protein: protein MATLPATYDVRDDFNVDADLSDNASLISSSTGAAGISPAWNGNYTEVTVSGGRLNSITTLANVLLNISPDVVGFTSRNLVGMTVEAEFSTPGSNFSMLRITAFNEDFSAAVGPGIQLNSSGSVFFGLEGDLDTMSPPPASAATHILKMVVTAGYDIEFYVDGVLAGTRSLPATTQWRWEVPISIRNGGYVEYIHVFGNDILESSAPPAPAPPFWTGFVNSYEVGGAAAAPPPPDPEPGEPGESHTNPIDVDVPFELPLPALDGTPVWLRITPGSGNWKFSTATSPDPEIFDTFLALYDSFGNLIASNEDINSGGSDYRSEIIETLVAGTYFLVISTFEGSADNDWAVTGGTTNVPEGAVLVIEEV from the coding sequence ATGGCGACGCTTCCCGCAACCTATGACGTTCGCGACGACTTCAATGTCGATGCGGACCTGTCGGACAACGCCAGTCTGATCTCGTCGTCAACCGGTGCTGCGGGCATCTCACCGGCTTGGAATGGCAACTACACGGAAGTGACTGTCTCGGGCGGGCGCCTGAACAGTATCACCACGCTGGCTAACGTCCTTCTGAACATCAGTCCCGACGTTGTCGGATTTACCAGCCGCAACCTCGTCGGCATGACCGTCGAGGCTGAGTTCAGCACGCCGGGGTCGAACTTCTCGATGCTGCGCATCACTGCGTTCAACGAGGACTTCTCTGCCGCAGTTGGACCGGGCATTCAGCTCAACAGCTCGGGGAGTGTCTTCTTCGGTCTTGAGGGTGACCTCGACACGATGTCGCCTCCGCCTGCGTCGGCAGCCACCCACATCCTGAAGATGGTCGTGACGGCGGGGTACGACATCGAGTTCTACGTGGATGGCGTCCTTGCCGGAACGCGAAGCCTCCCGGCGACCACGCAGTGGCGGTGGGAAGTCCCTATCAGTATCCGCAACGGTGGTTACGTGGAGTACATCCACGTCTTCGGCAACGACATTCTGGAAAGCTCTGCGCCTCCCGCGCCCGCGCCGCCGTTCTGGACTGGCTTCGTCAACTCGTACGAGGTGGGCGGTGCGGCAGCAGCACCGCCACCGCCTGATCCCGAACCGGGCGAACCGGGCGAGTCGCACACGAATCCGATTGACGTTGATGTGCCCTTCGAGTTGCCATTGCCCGCATTGGATGGCACACCGGTCTGGCTCCGTATCACGCCGGGGAGCGGGAACTGGAAGTTCTCGACCGCCACGTCTCCTGACCCGGAGATTTTCGACACGTTTCTTGCACTCTATGACTCCTTCGGGAACCTGATCGCTTCCAACGAAGACATCAATTCTGGTGGCAGCGACTACCGGTCCGAGATCATCGAGACACTCGTGGCGGGGACGTACTTCCTCGTGATCTCGACGTTTGAGGGCTCGGCCGACAACGACTGGGCTGTGACGGGTGGAACGACCAATGTTCCCGAAGGAGCGGTGCTTGTCATCGAAGAGGTATGA